A DNA window from Ostrea edulis chromosome 5, xbOstEdul1.1, whole genome shotgun sequence contains the following coding sequences:
- the LOC125650165 gene encoding uncharacterized protein LOC125650165 yields the protein MRGVLYCVALFTLAYSKEDWKPPGVCLLPKKRGPCSAQIENYFYNPISGRCDRFMFSGCGGNENRFRTENSCRKHCVCHIPPDAGPCRSSIEKYFYNPTTGCCEKFTYGGCQGNSNNFQTYEDCRATCVGTAPGMVKPRGSNWGSGSTIHFETNNFYNPQKYGNKFTGSKSLWLHGNRMNVMSGTPQANRIMRFITPDVNKKEHWHFVAKQGTKDIFPQQLGERLKITGMSSSSQAQPMGGSRLVLSGGTSVPVQTSGGKFSSMMGTSGGSFAGVPMGGSKLVMSGRSSAPMGSVGASNGKFSQIFGTSESESKGRPFGGSNLVLGGSRSVPAGANGRLSSVFGTSDGNALGGVGGTSLRLSGQSTGGMMDDSPSRSSFVSARTGAEHPVGMGSGFTSGMTNALSHRQSMMNDQPGGGFKTRGSVVSKNSMSPHPKSHLSLTLPVESVGGGSRVGALRKMFGGGGTGQDIVGGGLNKGRENYISADSNAWHPLTVKK from the exons ATGCGAGGGGTGTTGTATTGTGTGGCCCTTTTTACCCTGGCCTACAGCAAGGAGGACTGGAAGCCACCAGGAG TATGCTTACTTCCAAAGAAACGGGGACCCTGTTCAGCGCAGATTGAGAATTACTTTTATAATCCAATTTCCGGTCGATGCGATCGCTTCATGTTCTCTGGGTGTGGAGGTAATGAAAATCGGTTTCGAACGGAAAACTCCTGCAGGAAGCACTGTGTATGCCACATTCCACCGGATGCAGGACCTTGTAGATCTTCCATtgagaaatatttctacaatCCGACAACGGGTTGCTGTGAGAAATTTACTTATGGTGGCTGCCAGGGCAACAGCAACAATTTCCAAACATACGAGGACTGTCGTGCTACATGCGTTGGAACCGCTCCCGGAATGGTAAAGCCTCGTGGAAGTAACTGGGGAAGCGGAAGTACAATCCATTTTGAAACAAATAATTTCTACAATCCACAAAAGTACGGAAACAAGTTTACAGGATCCAAGTCACTGTGGCTCCATGGGAACCGCATGAATGTGATGAGTGGAACCCCGCAAGCAAACCGAATAATGCGATTCATAACACCTGATGTTAATAAAAAAGAGCATTGGCATTTTGTTGCAAAGCAAGGTACGAAAGATATTTTCCCACAGCAACTTGGAGAAAGACTTAAAATCACAGGAATGTCTTCCAGTAGCCAGGCACAGCCAATGGGAGGGTCAAGGTTAGTTTTAAGCGGGGGCACGTCTGTGCCAGTTCAAACATCTGGTGGGAAATTTTCATCTATGATGGGTACATCTGGAGGAAGTTTCGCAGGTGTTCCAATGGGTGGATCAAAGTTAGTAATGAGTGGGCGTAGTTCAGCACCAATGGGGTCAGTTGGAGCATCAAATGGAAAGTTTTCACAAATATTTGGAACATCCGAAAGCGAGAGTAAGGGTCGTCCTTTTGGTGGCTCGAACCTTGTTCTTGGTGGAAGTAGGTCAGTTCCAGCTGGAGCAAATGGGCGCTTGTCATCTGTATTTGGAACCTCCGATGGAAATGCATTGGGAGGTGTAGGGGGGACATCTTTAAGACTGTCCGGTCAATCAACAGGAGGAATGATGGATGACAGTCCAAGCAGATCGTCTTTTGTCTCCGCACGAACAGGCGCGGAACATCCAGTAGGAATGGGTTCTGGATTTACGAGTGGTATGACAAACGCACTATCCCACAGACAAAGCATGATGAACGACCAGCCGGGTGGTGGTTTTAAGACAAGAGGGAGTGTCGTATCAAAAAATAGCATGTCCCCTCACCCCAAAAGCCACCTGTCCCTAACCTTACCAGTAGAGTCTGTCGGTGGAGGAAGTAGAGTAGGCGCCCTAAGGAAAATGTTTGGAGGCGGAGGCACGGGCCAGGACATAGTCGGAGGTGGACTAAACAAAGGAAGAGAAAATTACATTTCGGCAGACAGTAATGCATGGCACCCATTGACagttaaaaaatga